CTCTAAAATCCTCTATACCGTTAATTTCTAATTCTTTATTAATCAATTCTTCTAATTCCGGTTGTACTATTTTTGTATAATATGTGCTTTTTATCTTCATTAAATTTACATATCCTGACTTTCCTTCTATCTCTTCTCCTATAAATAAATCATTTAACGCCTTGTAAAACTCTTTTTCATGTCTGTTCATTTTTTTCTTCCTCCTCTTCTTCTGTAGAAATTCCTAGTGTTTCAATAATTCTTATTACTTCTAATTCTAAGCTTTCAATAAATTCTTCGATGTCACTAGATTCTGTAAAAATATCGTACAACTTTCTAACTCCTGCATTTGCATATTCTTCAAAAAGTTTATATCTATTAATATTTTCATCTAAATTTTCTTTTTGACTTTGACAAATACTATTTAATAATATTTTTTGCACTTTATATTCAGGATTGTTAAGAAATTCTACGCGTGTTACATCAATAGGATTGTTTTGAATTTTTTCTCTTTTATCGTAAAAATAGCCATATGCACCTGCAAAAAAATACATTTTTGCTTTTGTTATATTTGTTATTTCTTTTAACTTATTCATAATTTCGTTCAATTTATTATTATTTTCTTCATTTAACCTTAGCAATAACACACTCGATTCCATCATATCACCTCTTTTACGTATTTTTCAGCAATTTTTACTTCTGAACTTTCATTCATTTCTAAAATATGTATTGTTGTTGCAAGTTCATTCAACAATTTAACAGATTGTTGATATTCTTTATCAGTAATCATTATTATTATTTGCTTTTCTTTGGAAATTTTTGAAAACATTTCAATTAATTTATCATACGAATCACCAGATATATTTGCTAGAGGTCTATCCAAAATTATAGGAGCATTTACTCCTGAAGCCTTGTGCATTGCTAGAGCAAAAGATAAAGTTAAAACCGATTTTTCACCACCTGACAAACGATTTAAAATCATGTTTCTATATTTATCATACACATTCAAAGAAAAATTTGATGAAAATTCTACATCACTAATTAAATCTTTTTTCCACATAAGTTTTTCTAAATTTTCTTTTATATAATCTAGTATCTCTTTTTTTATTTCATCTCTTCTATTTATTATAGTATTAAGTATTATTTGTTGTAAATTTTCAACAAATTTTATTTTTTCAAAAATTTTATTTGAATCGCCTGTAGCAAGTTTTCCTAATTCACTTTCAATTTCTTTTTCCTCTTTCTCAAAGAATTTAATTTGATTATTAAATCCTCCAATTTTTTGGTTAATTATTTCAATTTGATTTTCAAGTTCTTTTTTTTCATTATATAATTTAATAAGTTCCTCGGCATGAATTTCCGAAAGGTTTTTTTCCACACTTTTTAACTTATTGTTGTATTCTTCTATTTTTGTTAAAACTTCACCTAATTGACTGTTTAAATTCTTTCTTACACTTTCCAATTCTAAAATTTTCTTAGTTAAATAATTATAATCTTTTACACTAATAATAAAATCTTTATCAAGTGAAAGATATTTTTCTAAAATATTTCTATGTTTTTCATCTAATGTTGCTTCACATATTGGGCATTTGTTTTCCTTTAGAGCATCTTTTATAATTTCAGTAGGTAAATAATCATAGTTAACTTCAATTTCTTTATTTTCATTATAGACTTTTTCAATAGCTGACCAGCCAAATATTATTGTGCTTAACTCAAAAACAACTTGTGCTTTCTTTTCTAAAATTTCGCGTTTTTTAATTTCAAATTCTTGAATCAAATTTTTTATGCTTTCTAATTGTTTTTTATAAATCTCATATTCTTTTAATTTTTCCAATTTGTGGTTGATATCTTGCAACCTTTTTTTAGCTTTTTCAAGATCTAAGATTTGAGATTGAAGTAACTTTTCTGCTTCTTTTTTATTATCTTTTATACGATCTAACTTCTTTTCTAAATCTTTCTTTTTATTAAGATTATTTTCATTTACTTTTATATCTCTCAAATATCTAGATTTAATTTTCTCTAAAGCATCTTTAAAACTTTCTAAAATATCAAGCCCAGACATCTTTTTAATTACATAAGATATTTTTACCCCCTGGATTTCATCAAAATAATTATCCAACCTTTCTCCATTAAAGAAAAATTGATCTCTTAAATCTTCAGGTAAAAGATTTTCTATCTCTTTTTTTGCATCAAGATCTTTTAAGATCATACCAATATAATTGCTAAAAGAAAGATGACTTTCGTTCAAAGAAATAGCTTTTTTATTATTTACTTTAAACTTTGATTCTCTTAAGATTAAATAATTTACTTTTTCATCTAATAAATTCAAATTTACTTTTACAATGTGTTCACCGTCTTCATTTAAACAATTATTGTTTAAAACATCAGGATCAGTGGGTTTTGTTATTTTTCCGAAAATTTCTTTTCCATATAAACACCAATTAATTGATTCAAGTAAATTACTTTTTCCCACACCCATTTTTGCAACAATTACATGAAAATCATTGTCTTGATTATTATTTTTTGTAAATTCAATTTTAAAATCTTTAAATTGTTTGAATTTTGATAACTTTATACTCTCAATTCTCAAAATTATCATCTCCTATTTTCAAAGTAATTATCAATTAATTTCTTTGCATAATCTACAAACTTATTTTCATCACTTTCAGTTCTATTAGTATATTCCGAAAAAATTTCCCATAATAGATTAAATACTTTTTCCCCTTCTTTTTCTCCAAATTTAGAATATGTCATTTTTTCTAGACTTTCATACAATTTTGGTGCAGAAGATTTAAGCATGTTTTCACTCCTTTTCTTTATATTTCATTCACTTTGTCCATTACCTCTTTGTAGTTTAAAGCACACTTTGCGATAATTTTTACTCTCTCTTTTTCAGCCTTAAACAAAGAGTCTTCTAAGTTTAAAGCTGTATCTTCTATATACTTTGGTTTTGTGAATATATCGTAAATATAAGAATATTTTTTATTTTCAGAAATTCTTAATATTCTTCCAATTCTTTGTATGAATTCTCTAGGATTTGTACTGCTTGACATTATAATTGCTATTTTAGATTCTGGTACATCAACACCTTCATCAAGTATTTTCATCGCTATAAGTACCTGAATAATCCCTTTTCCAAAATTTTCCAATACATCAATCCTTTGTTTATTAGACAATTCTTGAGTGAATTTGACTGCATATATATTTTTGGATTTTAATAAATCAATAGTTTCATTTATTAACTTATCATCTGTAAAAATTATTGTATGACTAATTTCTCCATGATTCTTTTCAATGTCACTAATTATATTTTCTAAAACTTTTATCTTGTTTCTTGCAGCTTTAATAATCTTACTTCTTTTTATTAAAAACATTTTTAATTTTTCATCAGAATCAATTTCATCAAAAATATTATTTGAAGAATTTTTCACTAAATTAAGTATTTTTAAAGTTAAGTAATTATACTTTTTTGTTTCACTATCAGTTAAAGTACACAAATATGGATAATAATAATATGGAGTTAAAAATGTATTATAAGTTAAAGGATTAACCTTATAAATAGCATCACAAAGAGAAAATTCATATACAATTTCACCAAAATATTCTTTTAAAAAACTATTACCAAAATCATCGTACATTCTTTTTGGTGTTGCACTAAGTCCAAGCCTATAACGAAAAATATTCGATAGATTCTCACGTCTTTTTAGAGAACCAATGCTATGCACTTCGTCAGCAACTAAAATTGTTTCAATATCAGTTTTAATATTTAATAATATATCTTTCATTTTGTCACTTACTAAAGTATCATGTGTAGAAATTATTAATAAGTTTTTAATTTGCCCCAGTAAAAGCTTTCTTACATATCTTTTAAGATCAGAATGCCATTTTCTGTTCTCAGAAAAACACTTTACTATAAAATTAACATTTAAGCCAAATTTTTTAATTGAATTATTCCACTGTTCAATTAAATGAGAATAAGGCACAGATATTACAACAAAATGTTTTTGATTATTCTTTAAAATTCTATCAATTGCTCCTATTGCTGTATAAGTTTTTCCTGTACCCGTTGCCATTGAAATGATTCCCCTAAAATTATTAGATTCCCAGTTATTTATTGCTTCATTCTGGTGTTCAAAAAGAGTTATCTTTTTTACTTTATTATCACTATCTTTTTTATACCATTTTTCAAGAGAGTTAATATCAAAATCTTTGGGAACTATTTTGACTAATTTTTGCTTAATTGCCTCTGGTATTTCAATAACTTTTAAATTAGTTGCATTATTACTCCAATATTTTTCAAATTTTTTTAGATCTTCTTTTACATATTCATTTTCAACATCTATCCAACTTCTAAATACCTTAAATTCCTCAACATTTCTTTGCCAACCTAATAATGTTTCATTTATAGAACCACTAAAAGAAATCATATTTCCTTCCTTGTCAGTAAATATTCCAATTTTTTGGTGAAATAAACCTGAATCAATTATTTTATCTGAAAGCATAATAATGCCTTCCTGGTTAGATAATAGTGCAATTTTTATGTCTAATCTATTGTTTGCGATCATCCAGCCTAAAGCAAATAAATGATCTCTAACAAATTCATTTTCCAAAAATTCTATATTTTTTTCAAGAATAGAATCTATATATTTTGAAGGTTCCTGATTTGCTTCTTTAATAGTTTCTATATCTTCAAAAGTTAATCTTGGTGATACAATTAATTTCATTTTTCCTTCATTCTTTATCAAACCTAATATTCCTCCAGCAGCAATTGCT
Above is a window of Thermosipho japonicus DNA encoding:
- a CDS encoding AAA family ATPase; translation: MRIESIKLSKFKQFKDFKIEFTKNNNQDNDFHVIVAKMGVGKSNLLESINWCLYGKEIFGKITKPTDPDVLNNNCLNEDGEHIVKVNLNLLDEKVNYLILRESKFKVNNKKAISLNESHLSFSNYIGMILKDLDAKKEIENLLPEDLRDQFFFNGERLDNYFDEIQGVKISYVIKKMSGLDILESFKDALEKIKSRYLRDIKVNENNLNKKKDLEKKLDRIKDNKKEAEKLLQSQILDLEKAKKRLQDINHKLEKLKEYEIYKKQLESIKNLIQEFEIKKREILEKKAQVVFELSTIIFGWSAIEKVYNENKEIEVNYDYLPTEIIKDALKENKCPICEATLDEKHRNILEKYLSLDKDFIISVKDYNYLTKKILELESVRKNLNSQLGEVLTKIEEYNNKLKSVEKNLSEIHAEELIKLYNEKKELENQIEIINQKIGGFNNQIKFFEKEEKEIESELGKLATGDSNKIFEKIKFVENLQQIILNTIINRRDEIKKEILDYIKENLEKLMWKKDLISDVEFSSNFSLNVYDKYRNMILNRLSGGEKSVLTLSFALAMHKASGVNAPIILDRPLANISGDSYDKLIEMFSKISKEKQIIIMITDKEYQQSVKLLNELATTIHILEMNESSEVKIAEKYVKEVI
- a CDS encoding DEAD/DEAH box helicase family protein, with translation MSFKKLILKRTYSSEIDDILNDFYIPVLKESISYFRISGFFTSESLAIAAGGILGLIKNEGKMKLIVSPRLTFEDIETIKEANQEPSKYIDSILEKNIEFLENEFVRDHLFALGWMIANNRLDIKIALLSNQEGIIMLSDKIIDSGLFHQKIGIFTDKEGNMISFSGSINETLLGWQRNVEEFKVFRSWIDVENEYVKEDLKKFEKYWSNNATNLKVIEIPEAIKQKLVKIVPKDFDINSLEKWYKKDSDNKVKKITLFEHQNEAINNWESNNFRGIISMATGTGKTYTAIGAIDRILKNNQKHFVVISVPYSHLIEQWNNSIKKFGLNVNFIVKCFSENRKWHSDLKRYVRKLLLGQIKNLLIISTHDTLVSDKMKDILLNIKTDIETILVADEVHSIGSLKRRENLSNIFRYRLGLSATPKRMYDDFGNSFLKEYFGEIVYEFSLCDAIYKVNPLTYNTFLTPYYYYPYLCTLTDSETKKYNYLTLKILNLVKNSSNNIFDEIDSDEKLKMFLIKRSKIIKAARNKIKVLENIISDIEKNHGEISHTIIFTDDKLINETIDLLKSKNIYAVKFTQELSNKQRIDVLENFGKGIIQVLIAMKILDEGVDVPESKIAIIMSSSTNPREFIQRIGRILRISENKKYSYIYDIFTKPKYIEDTALNLEDSLFKAEKERVKIIAKCALNYKEVMDKVNEI